In the Synechococcus sp. MU1643 genome, TTGAGGGTCTGCATCCGGATCGCCGTAGGGAGTTGCTACTGGCTCTGCTGCAACAGCTTGATCAGGTCTTGCAGCGCCTGCGCAGCCGCCAGGACAGCATCGCCATGGCCCAATCCTGGGATGCACTTCAGCCCGAGTTGCGCCAGCAGGCCCTCACCGCTTTGGCAGGCAGCTACGTCCAGATCCCCTGTGATGGCGAGCTGCAACCGGTTGTTGCAGTGCTGCTCAGCCGTGCTGATCTAACCAGTGCGGACGGCGAGCTGCCGGATCCAACTGGAATGCTGGCCCCGCTGGTGGCCGATCAGCCGATGCTGGTGAACGGTTTGCTGCTGCCGGCCGATGACCCAAGGGCCTTCCTGCAGCTGGAAATCCTGGTCAGTAATTGGCTGGTAAGGACAGCTGAACTGATTGGTGCCGAACTGCTCGATGCCTGTGGTGACTGGCCAGAGCTGCGTCGTTATCTGCTGCGGGATCCCCTCCTGGCAACCCGGGAACTCGATCGCCTCAGGAACCGCTTGAACACCCAGCTGCGTTGGGCGGATTGGGTTGAGCGCCCCATTCAGCTCTACGAAAGCCAACGCACACTTTTTCAGTTGCGCTCCGGTCGCATCGAACCGCTGCTGCTGACGGAGCCCCGCGACAAGGAGCTCAATCAGCTGGGTTGGTGGCAGCGGCAGGTGGCCTTGCTGTTGGAAGCCAGGGATGCCCTCGCACCGCAGGTGCAGGCCCTCGTGCGCCGCATCGGCGACCTTGCTGTGATCCTTCTCACTCAGGTGCTTGGTCGCGCCATCGGTCTAGTTGGGCGGGGCATTGCCCAGGGCATGGGACGCAGCTTCGGCCGCGGTTAGGCCCCTGGGTCCACAATGGCGATCCGCTGCTTCGGCTTGATGCTTGCTTTGGTGCGCTGTCTGATCACCGTTTCGATCGCGCTGCTGCTCCATG is a window encoding:
- a CDS encoding DUF3685 domain-containing protein, producing MLLLAPDLLGESLALKLTSARTDWEVVLRPERLKGSPALVIWSIDTVSSLSAIQQELFSLQERWQPAPVLLLLPSELRLSREQLLELPAAGLLQNVDAQGLQTAIETLLQGGRDIRLEAASETQNPGQTMGLGQWLLVSGLQQVSRDLQRVEALLNPPPEQPLLFLLLQGRRRELRFAKGLLLWLWGPLQMGLEHAEPLAPSVSSDGSPTTTAISLRERNAVAVWDAIRDRIDASVQAGLTNSTGRLLAIEGLHPDRRRELLLALLQQLDQVLQRLRSRQDSIAMAQSWDALQPELRQQALTALAGSYVQIPCDGELQPVVAVLLSRADLTSADGELPDPTGMLAPLVADQPMLVNGLLLPADDPRAFLQLEILVSNWLVRTAELIGAELLDACGDWPELRRYLLRDPLLATRELDRLRNRLNTQLRWADWVERPIQLYESQRTLFQLRSGRIEPLLLTEPRDKELNQLGWWQRQVALLLEARDALAPQVQALVRRIGDLAVILLTQVLGRAIGLVGRGIAQGMGRSFGRG